One Canis lupus baileyi chromosome 1, mCanLup2.hap1, whole genome shotgun sequence genomic window, gagagaccacattcacctAACTTTTATTGTGGTATATTGtcataattgttctattttgttattagtCATTGTTATTAACCTCCTACTGCCCCTAATTTGGAAATTAAGCTTTATCATACATATGTATGGATAAGAAAGAAGCATAGTACATATAGAGCTTGGTACTAccacagtttcaggcatccactgggggctTTAGAATGTctcctccaggggcacctgggtggctcggtggttgagcatctgcctttggctcaggtcgtgatcctggggtcctgggatcaagtccttctccctctgccaatgcctttccctgtctttctgtgtatctcatgaataaataaacaaatctttaaaaaaaaaaaaaagaatgtctcctCTGCAGATACAGAGGGGGGCCACTGTTTTGGGACATGCCTTAGAGCTAGGCCCCTATGATTTATACCAACATGAGGGGGGTGCTTGTTTCCCACACTTTGGCATACACATGTCTTATTCCCGAATCATCAAGGAAGCTTGCTACCTCTTTTTCATCCATTTCTCAGAATGGATAATATCCATCCATTATGTTATGATGGATAACATCCATCCATCAATGATTTAGCACAGTGCAATGTGCTGTAGAaactcagatgaaaaaaaaaaagaaagaaactcagatGATCCAGGTCCCTCTGAACTATATTTTAGGACAGGGTGGGAGTGCTTCTCTGTGGGACCTTTACTGCAGAGATTAACGTCCAGAGCCATTATCCAAAGAACCCCTGCAAGTCCTGAGTATTTGAGCCTTTGACCAGTGCCCAACTTCCCTGCATCAATGGCTCCCTGTCTTTCTGGTCTAGGAGAACAGTCACTGTCTATACCTGTGGTTGTATTGCACAGTCCTTCTGAAATGGACCCCCACCTCCCAGCTTCAAGGCCCATGAGCAGCCCACGATGTATTGATCATCATCACTCATACTTTACAGAGGAGGATGAGGCTATTGGGAGAGGCGAAGTGAATGACCCAAGGCTACATAATCACAGAGTGATGGACCAGCCTGGTAGCAAACAGAGTTTCACATACCTACAACTGTAAGCTTTTTACTAAatagctccatgcccagccttgCATTTGCCCCTTGAAATATGTGGGACTCACAGGAGAGTTGCCTGAATATCCTGACTCAGGCCTGCGCTGTCAGGCCCCTGCCAGCCTCTCCACTCTCAACACCCATCacttcccccttccttctctgcaGCCGAGTCACCTGCTTTCTAATCCTTACATAAACCAGGAGTGGTCccacctcagggcttttgcaccTGCTCTTCGCTCTGCTTGGAATGCCTGCCCGCATAGCTTCCATAACTAGcactttcttttcattcagtCTTAGCTCACAGGTCACCTGTGACCTCACAGgtcacctcctctgggaggccttccctgATCCAGTTCAGTCACTTACTTTCACATCACCTGCTCTTcatcctgtcttttttttaaattatttattcatgagacacacacacacacacacacacacacacacacacacacacacacacagaggcagagacacaggcagagggagaagcaggcttcatgccgggagcccgacgtgggactcccgatcctgggtttccaggaccacaccccgggctgcgggcagtgctaaacctctgtaccactggggctgcccaggaatatCCTGTCTTTGACAGAGATTCATTTTCCACAGTCACCTCTCTCCCCAGCCTGGAACTTCAGTTCCCTGGTggcctggtggtggtggggcacctgggtggctcagctggttaagcatctgccttcaattcaggtcatgatctcagggtcctgggatctagctctgtgtctagctccctgctcagcagaggagcctgcttctccctctgcctctgctcctgtgctttctctctcttgctcatgctttctctcaaataaataaataaaatcttaaaaaaaaaaagtctggggcctggattgggcttggagtggggagaacagaggaagagaaagcaggagggaacatcagggtggggagagggaataAAATGGCAAGCAATGCAAGAAGGAAAGAGATAAATGAGGAGCAAGAATCCATGGCAGGCAGAGGTTAGAGCAGGGAGTTGTCAGTGCCCACAGGGGCCACCACACAATGTCATCACAGGTAGTTGGGCCACATCCCCACCTGGGGCCAGAAGGTACCAGACTGGTGTGAGGCAACTGCCTTGCCATACTACCCTGAAACAGCATGGGGGTGGGCACCTGCCTAGTGGGGCTCAGGAGGAAAGGGGGCTCGAGAGCTGGACCAATGGGGCCTGGGGTCTGCGATGTTTCTaactgctggggggggggggtcagggggcctggactcctgggtccagggaaggaaggaggaccCGATTTCTTATCCATTGAGACTCAGGCTGGGCCCAGACTTCCTCTATCAaggctctccctccttccttttcctggcAAGATATAAAAGGTCCGGGTACCCAGGAGAAAGCCCAGGAGCAAGAGTTCCAGCTGCCCTCATCATGAGCCCTGCCCTGCAGCTGGCTTTCCTGGGCGTGACCCTCATGCTGTCCCGTGAGTGAGGACCCCAACCTGGGAGGGTGTTTTCCTAGAGGATGGGCTCAGATGGATTTCTCTTCCCATCTCAGGAGTGCAGGCCCTGACCTGTCAGTCGGGGACACATAATTCTTTGAGAGATGTGTTGGAACTGCCCCTTGAGTGGACAGCTGGCCAGGAGTCATGTGAAGATGGCTGGGGTTGCCAAGACACACTGATCCTCATTGAGAATGGTAAGAAGGGCCCTGTGGGCCCCATGCTCGACTTCCACCCTTTTCCAGGAGAGACATCCCTCCCTGTCCAGTCCTACTGTACTCTGTTGTAGGGACTCAGAAGCCCCCCTGTCCCCAGCCAAGGAGCTGTCCTCTCCTCAGCAGGAACAGCCCTTGGGGCACCCAGTCACCTCTCCAGCCTCTCACCCTAGACCACCATGCAGACTTTCCCTCTAGGACCCCGGAGTCCTgatccccagccccctcctccctcagacccaggggtccaggcccccagcccctcctccctcagatgCAGGAGTCCaggccctcagcccctcctcccttaGACTCAGGAGTCTagggtctgcctctctctcttggtgCAGGACCCCAAGTGAATGTGGTGATCAGCAAGGGCTGCACCGCGGCGGCGGATCAGGATGTCCTCATCAGGGAGCACAGGTCAGGCCCTGGCCTCTCCATCCTCTCCTACACCCACGTGTGCCGGGAGAAAGACAACTGCAACAGCCTGTCCACCACCCTCCCACTCTGGTCCCTGCCCTCCACAACAGGTATAAGGGGAGGTTGGGAGGTGGaggcagaagggaagagaaggagctgtcaggggcaggggtgcagcAGGGCTGAGGAGTGGAAGTGAGCACAGAGGCAGCATCCATTTAgatccctcttccctcctccctccctgtccactCTCCCTGGGACTCCCTCCCTCAGCACCCCTTCTTCTATTGGTCACTGAGCAGCAAACCACACTCATTTCCTACACCTAGCTTAGACTGTAGCATGGCCCTAACCTGGTGCgtgctcttttcttcttcttctcctcctccacctcctcctttttCTATTTAGAATTTGATTCGCTCATGTTTTGTTTAGGGTTTTGGCAATTCCTCTTCCAAAGTGAAATTAACctgtaacttctttttctttagttttatttgagTCTGGTTGACACACAATGggacattagtttcaggcatacaacacaGTGATTGGACAGCTGTGTATGTTATGCTGCGCTCACCACAAATATAGCTCCCGTCTGTTACCACACAACATTATTACAGTACATGGACTATTCTCCTATCCTTGCTGGTATCACAAATCAGGTTTGGGGCAACGTGTTGTGTTTCCTTTACTCTTTGGAAAGATTTGTGAACACCAGGGTCTGGTGTTTCAGGGAACCTGCAGGTGAACTCACTGGTTCCTCCCAGGGCACCCCTCCCCAACCTCGCCCCGCCGGTGCCCCAGCCTAGGTGCCCGTCCAAAGTTCTCCTGTCCCTCCCATCCCCCGTTGCTCTCTCCCTTGCCACCTGTCCCCGATTCCCTGGTGTGCCTGCAAGAGAGGAGCCCAGGAGAGCGCATTTGTGGGAGACTTGGGAGGTTGCTTCTTGGGACCATCAAAACAGGGATGGGGGTAAGGGAAAGCTGGCTTCCATCTGAATCCAGAGCCTTCTCTCACTTCCCCAGGCCCGGGCTCCCTGCGATGTCCAGTCTGCTTGTCTACAGAAGACTGTGAATCTGCAACAGAGCTGGCCTGCCCAGCTGGGAGCACACACTGCTACCGTGGGGCAGTCTGGATCAGAGGAGGTGAGCCAGGACAGCAGGTCCCCCATGGGGTGCTGAAATGGTGGAAGTGGAGGGGGGGTCTGAAGACCAAGATCTGGTTCTCTGGTGAAGGACAGAAGCTGGGACCTGAGGAAGATGGGCCTGGCTTCCCAGAGCTGTGCCTCTCCCGAGGGTGAGGTGGTGCCAGCAACGTCTCCCTtactccctccctgcccccgtcCACAGGGAATATCTTCCAAATTCTGAGAGTCCAAGGATGCATGTCCCAACCAGGCTGCGACCTGCTTAATGGGACTCAGGAAATTGGGTCCATCAAAGTGAGTGAGGACTGCAGGCCTAATGGTGAGTGTCAGGGGCACAAAAAGTACAGCCTGGGGCTGGAGGACCCACTAGCAATCTGAATGTTTATTTAAGCCAGATTCCAGGGCCTTTACAGTCAGTTTaaattctaggaattttatgctGAGAAGCTACATGAATCAACTTACCCCTAATGAGGATCCCCCcggctgctgggggtggggctgggaaaTCAGGGGGAAGCAGGTGAGGGCCAGTGGTCTTGGCCCTGGGGGAAACAGTAGAGATGGTGAGAAGCTGGCAGATCCTGGTGGTATTTTGGGGCTGAAGCCACAGGACTTCCTGATGGGTGCAACCTAAGAGGAAGGCAGTTGCCAAAAAATGATGGCAATATTTTACCAGAGCAGCTGCAAGAGAGGAGATGCCATTGACCAAGATAGGGAAGTGGGggcaaggtgggggagggggaggaggcgtGGAGTGGGACGAGCCTTGGAGCAGACAGCAGAGCGTGGTTGTGTCATCTGTGTAGTGGGGAGATGAGGAGGCCTCCCTCTTGGGGCTGGTGGAGGTTGCGTGCTTGTGGATGCCTCCTCACCAGCCTGGGTGCTTCTGCGTCTAGGAAACCATCCCTGCTGGCCACGTGAAGGCTGAAGAGAAGATCTAGGCTCATGGTTTTCAAATTGACTCCCAAGGGCTCAATACCTTGGCCCCAGGTAGCCGAGGGTGGTCAGCACCCACCTCAAGGAGACAGAACACCTGTGTTCTGAGCTCAGCCCTGCCAATTACTTATGGTGGGACACAGGGCAAGCTCCTAAaccagtctctgcctctatttcccAACTTGATGGTGGGGTGATGATGATTATGCCACCTACACTGGAGGTTGCTGTGAGGAAATGAGGTAATCCCGGTGAAGGGAGCTCCCTAGGAGGCTTACATGAGCTAGTCCGTGGAAAGCAACCAGTATAgccaggcacatagtagatgctcagtgcACACTAGGCATTTGAGTATTTTGGCCTGGAACATAGGGTTTCcagtgaaaagaaatatatggggtgggggggcgcctgagtggtacagtgggttgagcatccgactcttggttttagcttgggtcatgatctcagggttgtggattgagccccacgtcgggccccATGCTTAGCAGCGGGGTAtgcttgtgtttctctctccctctccttcagccgCTCccgtctttctctccctctcaaataaacaaatcttagaaaaaaagaaaatatggaaatatatgGTGGCTGGCTACCCTCCTCATCCAGATGGGTAAGGGAAGTAGAGTTTGACTCAGGCGAAAGAAGAGCCATTGTACCTGTCACACCTAAAGGGAGGAGGGCTCTTCCTTAAGGATCATCGAGAAAGGCTCTCCAAGGTGTTCAGGCAAAAACAGGATAAAGAATGGGGAGGAGACCCCAACTTCCAAGGTCCCTTCTAAATCTGAGATTGGGGGACTCTGTGGCCAGGTCACCTGGAGAATGACCCAAGAACATGGCCACCTTCTCAAGTATGGGATCCAGAGGGAGAGACATGGCTGATTCCCTGGCTTACATGGACCCATACATACCAACTCCTCCCTAGCTTTTCTGACCTGTCAACGGGGGATCATGTTGCACAGCCATCAACATCTGTCTCAGACACCCATCAAGTGGACCCCAAATAACTACGAGCTTTGTAACATTGGGGAGGTGTGTCAGGAAACACTTCTGCTCATCGACGTAGGTACGTGGGCTGCTTGGGGTCCCGAGTGTCCCCATCCTGGGTCCTGTCCCCTGAATTTCCTGCCACATTCCCCTCATGCCTCACATTCTAAGCTCAGGTCTTCCTCTTTCTGGGGCTTGGTTCCCCCTTCTGGAAATGGGGTGAAATGACAGCAGTAATAGTACCTACCTTGCCAGGTGCTTGTCATAGTCTGTGCGCAGAGAGCTGAAAACACCTAGCACAGAGTAACCTCACTAATTTCATCTGAGATTTAactgagcatctgctgtgtgTCAAGCACTGTCATAGGCACCATGGACGCCTTGCGTCTGCCTTCCTCCAGCTGTACACGCCAGTGGGGAGGCAGcaaaaaatacagacaaaacaGAGTAAGGTGCAGATGTGAAGAAAAGAGCCACTCCGAGGGGAAAGAGGTAGGGAGAACTAGATAAAGGTTGCCAGGCTTGAAAGCAGGTGTCCGGGGAAGCTGCTGGAGCAAGTGACGTTTGAGGGAGAACCGATGGATGGCAGAGCTGGGTCTGGTCCCCAGCCATCCCCCTACACTCAGTGTGCCCTAGAAATCAGGCACCTGCGCTCACCCTCCACCTGCCTGCTGAGGGTTGGGGAGTCCCTGGCTCTGCCTCAATCATAAgatccccctgccccagcccagctTTTGCTCTCTTGCACCTCAGGACACAAATCAATCATAGTAGGAAGCAAAGGTTGCAGCAAGGGCAGGACACAGGATGCCCCAACTATCACCATACACTCGGCTCCCCCTGGAGTACTGGTGGCCTCCTATGCCCATTTCTGCTCCTCCAACAGATGCAACAGGGCCAGCAGTACCAGTGTCTTGTTGAACTCTCTCCCTCATTCAGGTATGGAATCCCAGTGGGTTGGGTGGGACCAGGAACACTGAGCCGTGGGGAGACACAGGGACCCCAGGGATAGAGGGGGGTGGTTACAGCAAGGAGCAGAGCTATCAACCCTCACCTTCTCTCTACTTTTcagctgcccctgccccgggAGATTTGCAGTGTCCCGTCTGTCTGCAGATCTTTGGATCTTGcccagaaaacccagaaaaagtTACATGCCCCAGTGGCACCACTCACTGTTATAGTGGTTACATTACTCTCCGGGAAGGTGAGTGCTGATGGCCGGGTCCCAAGAATGCAGGGTTGGGGGCCTGGATTCACTGGATCTGAGGTGGGAGGGTTCTTGAGGCCCTGACTCAAGGGTTTGAAGGGGGGCGGTGGTAGCTGGGAACTCGATttctgggtctgagggaggaggggattAAGCAGGGTCTCTAGATCTGAAGGTCCCTGGGGGGATACTGGATTCCTGGGTCTTCGGACTTTAAGCGTGCTGTCCTTTGAAACCTCTTTGACTCACTCTCTAGGTGGGATATATTCTGCATTGGACATTCAGGGCTGCATGACCCAAGGTTCCAGCTCCTTGTTGAATCATGCCAGGACAATTGGGGTCTTCTCTGTGATGGAGGACTCTAAGAAGAGCCGGACCCAGTTCTCCAGACTGGGGAGGTCCCTACACAAATGATGGGGTTTGAGCTATCCCTAGCCCCTGGTGTGGGATGCCTCTCTGCTGACCCCATTTCCCTATGGCTCTTAGCTCCTTGCTGACCCCTAAACTAACCTTCCCTCTGATTTCATGAACAAACCGCCTTGGACACTGAATTTGTTTCCTTGTCCTCTCCATGAATTGCCATCCCCTGGTACATCCAGATACTTCATGGCCTGATAACAACAAGTGGAAGCATCTGGGGGCAGCTGAACTTGCCCTCTGGGTGAGGGGATAGTTAAGCAGTGGTCACAGCTGTCTGATGATAAAGATATCgtccttggggctcctgggtggctcagtggttgagcatctgcctttggctcaggttgtgatcccggggtgctgggactgagtcctgtgtcgggctccctacagggagcctgcttccccctctgcctatgtctctgcctctctctctgtgtttttcatgaataaataaatgaaatcttaaaaaaaaaaaaaagacttagtcTTTTCCCTGAATGCTGAGATTTCTTCTctgagaggggagggcaggacaTGCAGAGATCTGGCATGGGGATAAGAGGAGCCCAGTGAGAGATTCGCCATCTCAGGACCTTCCTTCACTGTTCAGGTGCATGTCCCCATTCCACCTTGGAGGGTAGCAGAGCCTCCAGGATGCTCGGGCTAATGGTACGTGGACATCACCATGATCTGGGAGGTGGTGTCACACCATCACACCACCGATGAGACCTCTCTCTTAGCAGGGACTCCTACCCAAGGGGGACTCATCCTACCCGAGAAACTTGACATAAGGTTTGTGAGGAATAGAGAAAGAAGAGGTTTTGCACAGTTTCTCGAGGCTGATTTTCTTGGTCTTTGTAACCATTCTGGGCCCAAGAAAGGTGAGGAAAAGTCTTTACTATTATTGGAATCTGTAGGGGGAAGGGTACGTGGGGGAAGTTTTCAGAGGGCTGCCTGGTAGGTGCTCTGATTTCAGGCTGAAAAGGCCACCCAGCCTACACCGTAGGGAGGTTGCTAGGGAATTATCACCCCAGTGTTACTCAGAGTCCTCCCTCTCGTCTACTAGTTGGGGCTCCTCTTGGAACATAGCTGGAGGGCAGGCAGTTGCCCCACCGATGCAGCCCCAAAGATCTGCCACCCACAGCACAGAGCAAGGGGAGGACACCAGGTGTCCCGCCCAGTccaccctcttcctcctcacATCCACCCCCTTCCCTTGTCCAGATGAAAACCAGAGTCCTCGGTATAGAAGATACACAATTCCCATCCATTAGTTAATCACAGCAACAACATGGCATGCTAATGATAATGAGTTGGATGCCCACAGTGATGACCACTTCTTCATATGCCATGGTGAGAGGAAGATGGggaagaaaataatgtaaaaacaaGGCTGCAAAGGTCCTGGATGTGTAGCCAGTGGTAACCAGAACTGGCGCCTTACCCCACCCATTCCATATCATCTTACTACCTGCCAACACCTAGTCTAAACAATTGTCATGTGACACAAATCTTCATTCTTATGAGGTGTGGGTGTTTGATGATCTTTATTGAGTGTCTGTAGTTTTGCATGGAGCAGGGCCATTGGCCATGGAAATATGAAGACGTACCCCTTACACCTCACCTGGCTTCCAAACATAGTCCTCCCTGACCCGGTGACCCAACCTCCCCCTGGCGGTCACGCTCCATCTGGTGATTAGCAGGATGCTCCTACTTTTTGCTTTCTGTTA contains:
- the CD177 gene encoding CD177 antigen, which gives rise to MSPALQLAFLGVTLMLSRVQALTCQSGTHNSLRDVLELPLEWTAGQESCEDGWGCQDTLILIENGPQVNVVISKGCTAAADQDVLIREHRSGPGLSILSYTHVCREKDNCNSLSTTLPLWSLPSTTGPGSLRCPVCLSTEDCESATELACPAGSTHCYRGAVWIRGGNIFQILRVQGCMSQPGCDLLNGTQEIGSIKVSEDCRPNAFLTCQRGIMLHSHQHLSQTPIKWTPNNYELCNIGEVCQETLLLIDVGHKSIIVGSKGCSKGRTQDAPTITIHSAPPGVLVASYAHFCSSNRCNRASSTSVLLNSLPHSAAPAPGDLQCPVCLQIFGSCPENPEKVTCPSGTTHCYSGYITLREGGIYSALDIQGCMTQGSSSLLNHARTIGVFSVMEDSKKSRTQFSRLGRSLHK